The Candidatus Thermoplasmatota archaeon genome has a window encoding:
- a CDS encoding class II fumarate hydratase, with translation MEYRIEKDTLGEMKVPKDALWGAQTQRAVENFPVSGQPMPADFVHAMGLVKLAAARVNRGLGRLDAKAAEAIERAAREVADGKLDAQFPIDVFQTGSGTSSNMNANEVIATRATAILGSKVHPNDHVNMGQSSNDVVPTAMHVAAVLVIEKQLIPALKHLHAALDAKAREFDPIVKIGRTHLQDAVPIRLGQEFGGYATQVARSIERIEATLPHMRELAIGGTAVGTGLNAHPEFGSRVAAELTQATGTKFVEAKNHFEAQGAQDGYAWTAGAFAATAASLMKIANDVRLLASGPQAGLGEIILPAVQPGSSIMPGKVNPVICESVVMAGAQVTGNCHVVVMGAQWGQLDLNTMLPVMARNLLESAHLLANASRMFVDRCIAGIKADEARCESYIEKSISMATALNPLIGYEKAAAIAKESYKTGRTVRDLAYEKSGLTKKQVDDALDPRRQTEPGGEGAAGG, from the coding sequence ATGGAGTACCGGATCGAGAAGGACACGCTCGGCGAGATGAAGGTCCCGAAGGACGCCCTATGGGGCGCCCAGACGCAGCGGGCCGTCGAGAACTTCCCCGTGAGCGGTCAGCCGATGCCCGCGGACTTCGTCCACGCGATGGGCCTCGTCAAGCTCGCGGCCGCCCGCGTGAACCGCGGCCTCGGCCGCCTCGACGCGAAAGCCGCCGAGGCGATCGAGCGCGCCGCGCGCGAGGTCGCGGACGGCAAGCTCGACGCGCAGTTCCCGATCGACGTCTTCCAGACCGGCTCCGGCACGTCGTCGAACATGAACGCGAACGAGGTCATCGCGACGCGCGCGACCGCGATCCTCGGCTCGAAGGTCCACCCGAACGACCACGTCAACATGGGCCAGTCGTCGAACGACGTCGTCCCGACCGCGATGCACGTGGCCGCCGTCCTCGTCATCGAGAAGCAGCTCATCCCCGCGCTGAAGCACCTCCACGCCGCCCTCGACGCGAAGGCGCGCGAGTTCGACCCGATCGTGAAGATCGGCCGCACGCACCTCCAGGACGCGGTCCCGATCCGCCTCGGCCAGGAGTTCGGCGGCTACGCCACCCAGGTCGCGCGCTCGATCGAGCGCATCGAGGCGACGCTCCCGCACATGCGCGAGCTCGCGATCGGCGGCACGGCCGTTGGCACGGGCCTCAACGCGCACCCCGAGTTCGGGAGCCGCGTCGCGGCCGAGCTCACGCAGGCGACGGGCACGAAGTTCGTCGAGGCCAAGAACCACTTCGAGGCGCAGGGCGCCCAGGACGGCTACGCGTGGACCGCGGGCGCGTTCGCCGCGACGGCCGCGTCGCTCATGAAGATCGCGAACGACGTCCGCCTCCTCGCGAGCGGCCCCCAGGCGGGTCTCGGCGAGATCATCCTCCCCGCGGTCCAGCCGGGCTCGTCCATCATGCCCGGGAAGGTGAACCCGGTCATCTGCGAAAGCGTGGTGATGGCCGGCGCCCAGGTCACGGGCAACTGCCACGTGGTCGTGATGGGGGCGCAATGGGGCCAGCTCGATCTCAACACGATGCTCCCCGTGATGGCGCGCAACCTCCTCGAGAGCGCGCACCTTCTCGCGAACGCCTCGCGCATGTTCGTGGACCGATGCATCGCCGGCATCAAGGCCGACGAGGCGCGGTGCGAGAGCTACATCGAGAAGTCCATCAGCATGGCGACGGCGCTCAATCCCCTCATCGGTTACGAGAAGGCCGCGGCCATCGCGAAGGAATCCTACAAGACGGGCCGTACCGTGCGCGACCTCGCCTACGAGAAGTCGGGTCTCACGAAGAAGCAGGTCGACGACGCCCTCGACCCCCGCCGCCAGACGGAGCCCGGCGGCGAGGGCGCGGCGGGCGGCTGA
- a CDS encoding peroxidase-related enzyme (This protein belongs to a clade of uncharacterized proteins related to peroxidases such as the alkylhydroperoxidase AhpD.), translated as MPWIEIVNESDAVGPEREAYEAVTKRRGALAHIWQVQGLLPGALTANLDLYEALAYREQGLSRREREMMGLVVAKMLNGGYAFTHHADALGRHVSEPGLVARVAGDWHQAPITPRERAILGYATKLTESPSTVTERDVEVLREAGLSDDQILEACLLTGYYNLINRVALGLGVERDDAAAPYRY; from the coding sequence ATGCCCTGGATCGAGATCGTGAACGAGAGCGACGCCGTCGGCCCCGAGCGCGAGGCGTACGAGGCCGTCACCAAGCGCCGCGGCGCGCTCGCGCACATCTGGCAGGTCCAGGGCCTCCTCCCGGGCGCGCTCACGGCGAACCTCGATCTCTACGAGGCGCTCGCGTACCGCGAGCAGGGCCTCTCGCGCCGCGAGCGCGAGATGATGGGCCTCGTCGTGGCGAAGATGCTGAACGGCGGCTACGCGTTTACGCACCACGCGGACGCCCTCGGCCGCCACGTGAGCGAACCGGGCCTCGTCGCGCGCGTCGCGGGCGACTGGCACCAGGCGCCGATCACGCCGCGCGAGCGCGCGATCCTCGGATACGCGACGAAGCTCACCGAGTCGCCCTCGACCGTGACGGAGCGCGACGTCGAGGTGCTTCGCGAGGCCGGCCTCTCGGACGACCAGATCCTCGAGGCCTGCCTCCTGACGGGCTACTACAACCTCATCAACCGGGTCGCGCTCGGCCTCGGCGTGGAGCGCGACGACGCGGCCGCGCCGTACCGTTACTGA
- a CDS encoding cob(I)yrinic acid a,c-diamide adenosyltransferase: protein MSRISTGTGDDGTTGLVDGSRLPKAHLRVEAVGAVDEVNDALGLAASAAPHLGSALAAFQEDLFVLGADLATPGDKDGPMRLGPDAVERVERETDRLEAELPPLRHFILPGGAEPAARLFVARGLARRAERAVWRLATEQSVNRYGLVYLNRLSDMLFLLARAENRRASVAEPEWRPRKR, encoded by the coding sequence GTGTCCCGCATCAGCACCGGCACGGGCGACGATGGAACGACGGGGCTCGTCGACGGGTCCCGCCTCCCCAAGGCGCACCTGCGCGTCGAGGCCGTCGGCGCGGTCGACGAGGTGAACGATGCCCTCGGCCTTGCCGCTTCCGCGGCCCCGCACCTCGGCTCGGCCCTCGCCGCCTTCCAGGAGGATCTGTTCGTCCTCGGCGCGGACCTCGCCACGCCGGGCGACAAGGACGGTCCGATGCGTCTCGGTCCCGACGCGGTCGAGCGTGTCGAACGCGAGACCGACCGTCTCGAAGCCGAGCTCCCGCCGCTTCGCCACTTCATCCTGCCGGGCGGAGCGGAGCCGGCCGCCCGCCTCTTCGTCGCGCGGGGTCTCGCGCGGCGGGCCGAGCGCGCCGTGTGGCGTCTCGCCACCGAGCAGTCCGTGAATCGGTATGGGCTCGTCTACCTCAACCGATTGAGCGACATGCTGTTCCTCCTCGCCCGCGCCGAGAACCGCCGGGCCAGCGTGGCCGAGCCCGAATGGCGACCGCGCAAGCGTTGA
- a CDS encoding class II aldolase/adducin family protein has product MEVPETAREDFARHHVSSPRGALARAMEPTGAVALVAAGNRLYERGLNHATSGNLSVRMGDRMLVKPAAVPYDRLRPEELSVVVLADGRHVGGLPPSSEHRMHLAVYRARADVQAIVHAHPPHASAFAVARKPIPPVLDESLAFLGGEVPCADYAPSGDAAVGEHVARALGATGVAALMANHGAVTVGRTLDEAMGAMEHVEHLARVVLLAEAAGGAKAVPEAGVKAMRAIFERGARRY; this is encoded by the coding sequence ATGGAGGTTCCGGAAACCGCGCGCGAGGACTTCGCGCGGCACCACGTTTCAAGCCCTCGCGGCGCGCTCGCCCGCGCGATGGAGCCCACCGGCGCGGTCGCGCTCGTCGCGGCCGGCAACCGACTGTACGAGCGCGGCCTCAACCACGCCACGAGCGGCAACCTCAGCGTCCGCATGGGGGACCGCATGCTCGTGAAACCCGCCGCGGTGCCGTACGACCGATTGCGTCCCGAGGAGCTGTCCGTTGTCGTCCTCGCCGACGGCCGCCACGTGGGTGGCCTCCCGCCATCAAGCGAGCATCGCATGCACCTCGCGGTGTACCGCGCCCGCGCCGACGTTCAGGCCATCGTGCACGCGCACCCGCCGCACGCCTCCGCCTTTGCCGTCGCGCGCAAGCCGATTCCGCCGGTGCTCGACGAATCGCTCGCGTTCCTCGGCGGCGAGGTGCCGTGCGCGGACTACGCGCCCTCCGGCGACGCGGCCGTGGGCGAGCACGTCGCGCGCGCGCTCGGCGCGACCGGCGTCGCGGCGCTCATGGCGAACCACGGCGCCGTCACCGTGGGCCGCACGCTCGACGAGGCGATGGGCGCGATGGAGCACGTCGAGCACCTCGCGCGCGTGGTGCTCCTTGCGGAGGCGGCGGGCGGCGCGAAGGCGGTGCCCGAGGCGGGCGTCAAGGCGATGCGGGCGATCTTCGAGCGCGGAGCGCGGAGATACTAG